The following proteins come from a genomic window of Miscanthus floridulus cultivar M001 chromosome 2, ASM1932011v1, whole genome shotgun sequence:
- the LOC136525487 gene encoding protein CHROMATIN REMODELING 20-like isoform X1, which produces MNKDGILSDDKMARMESFQPNGQLVDIIIIDSQSDENKIGVETSIRDSSLKEHKEPPCTTMDNNANEETSITDDDSEADSYEFSLRESDNEQASASEEGTEVPLTEEEVEELVAEFLEVESKAAQAQESLEKESLDKIETEVRLELSERLQGDELESAVSTEMDQFQMQWENELDDLEIRSSILLEQLDAAGIELPRLYKSIESQVPNVCETEAWKSRTHWAGSQVPEEANRSIKNADEYLQSCRPVRRKHGRLLEEGASGFLAGKVPVGDDDSVKCHEKSWSSFNELIKSKENAENTFGSSNWASVYLASTPQEAAALGLQFPGVDEVEEISEVDGVFDDIKGVDEVELSEEQRRKYRKVTEEDDAKIMKFLQRRSKGKRTRGWCKENIGLVSSCDEKPLPENGVLGAKSDLPSSKKLKTDENKVSIETLKHTFEDDENEKRLKTVIIESDDDMQIDNKRALQKDGEGSSAEVEKVVDIIDLDLFPSQSPKLPTKSLPKTFNCTICSEMLNASDVHRHPVLDVVVCGSCRFLVIEKNRLEDPVSGGYCTWCAQSELLQSCSSCKLLFCTNCLSKNLGEECLSEAKATGWQCCCCIPSQLELLISECDKALSGVESSDSESSNTELSGPEDNGPVSKRRMKKSIRRIMDDTELAEETKRKIAMEKARQDHLKSMQEQSATKLRSENVGTPFEVPAEICLQDAGDGLIVNLAREEDEEPVRIPSSMSSKLKPHQVEGIRFIWENVIQSVKKVKSGDKGLGCILAHNMGLGKTFQVITFLYSVMRHAQLGLRTALVVTPVNVLHNWRKEFSKWRPAELKPLRVFMLEDVARVKRPDLLTKWRVKGGVLLIGYSSFRNLSLGKHVKDKNSANEIAYALQCGPDILVCDEAHMIKNRRADITQALKQVRTQRRIALTGSPLQNNLMEYYCMVDFVREGFLGSTHEFRNRFQNPIENGQHMNSTSDDVKIMNQRSHILFEQLKGFVQRKSMNVVKNDLPPKKVFVITVKLSELQRKLYKKFLDVHGFSSSGYSEKSHSSFFAKYQTLAQVWNHPGLLQMAKEQRGNLRREDAVENFMMDDSSSDDNVENYLPNGEKQKDRADQQSKKSNIVNEESNWWEELLDENTYMEADYSGKMTLLLDILSKSSELGDKVLVFSQSLTTLDLVEFYLAKLQINGKEGKHWKRGKDWYRLDGSTPSSERQNLVEMFNDPGNTRVKCTLISTRAGSLGINLHAANRVVLLDGSWNPTHDLQAIYRVWRYGQTKPVYAYRLMAHRTMEEKIYKRQVTKEGLAARVVDRQQVSRTISKEEMLHLFEFGEEELMEQNENGSTIIEKPSTSETIKTSEPVPVDSLMLSLLSEQTRWISGYHEHEALLQENEEEKLTKEEQDMALSEWESLSKAAPDPERKSNMSAVPTYPNLVRPLKPASRSRQLQQPKVNSNNQKKCNNLTHLLTLRSNGTKAGCTTTCKECGQEISWETLNRDGRSR; this is translated from the exons ATGAATAAGGATGGAATATTGTCTGATGATAAGATGGCAAGGATGGAATCTTTTCAACCAAATGGACAGCTAGTAGATATAATAATCATTGACTCTCAAAGTGATGAAAATAAAATTGGTGTGGAAACTAGCATAAGAGACAGTTCCTTGAAGGAGCATAAGGAGCCTCCATGCACAACAATGGACAATAATGCGAATGAAGAAACATCCATTACTGATGATGATTCAGAGGCCGATTCATATGAATTCTCTCTCCGAGAATCAGATAATGAACAAGCTTCAGCATCCGAGGAAGGCACTGAG GTACCTCTGACTGAGGAAGAAGTTGAAGAATTGGTTGCTGAATTCCTCGAAGTCGAGAGCAAA GCAGCTCAAGCGCAAGAGTCACTTGAAAAGGAGTCACTGGACAAAATTGAAACTGAAGTAAGATTGGAGTTATCTGAGAGGCTTCAAGGAGATGAG TTAGAATCAGCTGTGTCAACTGAGATGGATCAATTCCAGATGCAATGGGAAAATGAACTTGATGATCTAGAGATCCGCAGTTCTATTCTGTTG GAACAACTTGATGCTGCTGGAATTGAACTTCCCAGACTCTATAAGTCAATTGAAAGTCAAGTTCCAAATGTTTGTGAAACTGAAGCATGGAAGAGCAGGACACATTGGGCTGGTTCTCAAGTGCCTGAAGAAGCTAACCGATCCATTAAAAATGCTGATGAATACCTCCAGTCTTGCAGACCTGTACGGAG AAAACACGGGAGGTTGCTGGAGGAAGGTGCTAGTGGCTTTCTTGCTGGAAAAGTTCCTGTTGGGGATGATGATTCTGTTAAGTGTCATGAGAAAAGTTGGAGCTCTTTCAATGAACTTATTAAATCTAAGGAGAATGCTGAGAATACATTTGGTAGCAGTAACTGGGCATCAGTTTATCTTGCAAGCACCCCCCAGGAAGCAGCCGCATTAGGTCTCCAGTTTCCTGGAGTTGACGAG GTAGAGGAGATATCAGAAGTTGATGGTGTTTTTGATGATATAAAAGGTGTAGATGAAGTAGAGCTTTCTGAGGAACAGAGAAGGAAATACAGAAAG GTTACGGAAGAGGATGATGCAAAAATAATGAAGTTCTTGCAGCGTCGTTCGAAAGGAAAAAGGACGAGAGGCTGGTGTAAG GAGAACATTGGTTTGGTCTCATCATGTGATGAGAAACCTCTACCAGAAAATGGTGTCTTAGGTGCTAAAAGTGACCTTCCTTCATCTAAAAAACTCAAAACTGATGAAAACAAAGTTTCTATtgagacattgaagcatacatttGAAGATGATGAGAACGAGAAGAGATTGAAAACTGTGATAATagaaagtgatgatgatatgcagATAGATAACAAACGAGCTTTACAAAAGGATGGTGAAGGTAGTTCAGCAGAAGTCGAAAAAGTGGTTGATATCATTGATCTTGATCTTTTCCCTTCACAAAGCCCTAAGCTCCCTACTAAAAGTTTGCCTAAAACTTTCAATTGTACTATTTGCTCTGAAATGTTGAATGCCTCTGATGTGCATCGCCACCCTGTCTTGGATGTTGTTGTTTGTGGATCATGCAGATTTCTTGTGATAGAGAAGAATCGTCTTGAG GATCCTGTATCTGGTGGTTATTGCACTTGGTGTGCACAAAGTGAACTGCttcaaagttgtagttcttgtaaGCTTCTTTTCTGTACAAATTGCCTGTCAAAGAATTTAGGTGAAGAATGCTTATCAGAAGCTAAAGCCACTGGTTGGCAGTGTTGCTGCTGCATACCCAGTCAACTGGAACTTTTAATTTCTGAATGTGACAAGGCCCTCAGTGGTGTGGAATCTTCTGATTCAGAGAGTAGCAACACAGAGCTTTCTGGACCAGAGGATAATGGTCCTGTTAG CAAGCGAAGAATGAAGAAGAGTATTAGAAGAATTATGGATGATACAGAACTTGCTGAGGAAACAAAGCGTAAAATTGCAATGGAGAAG GCAAGGCAAGACCATTTGAAGTCCATGCAAGAACAATCTGCCACCAAGTTAAGGAGTGAGAATGTTGGAACTCCCTTTGAAGTTCCAGCGGAAATCTGTTTACAGGATGCTGGTGATGGACTTATAGTCAACCTTGCcagggaggaggatgaggaacctgttaGGATTCCAAGCAGCATGTCTTCTAAACTGAAACCTCATCAG GTAGAAGGAATAAGGTTTATATGGGAAAATGTTATTCAATCTGTTAAAAAGGTCAAATCCGGGGATAAAGGTCTTGGGTGCATTTTGGCGCATAACATGGGCCTTGGGAAAACCTTTCAG GTTATTACATTCCTCTATAGTGTTATGAGACATGCTCAATTGGGATTGCGCACAGCACTTGTTGTCACCCCTGTCAATGTTCTTCATAACTGGAGGAAAGAGTTTAGCAAGTGGCGTCCAGCAGAGCTGAAACCTCTTCGTGTTTTTATGTTGGAAGATGTTGCAAG GGTGAAAAGGCCAGATTTACTAACCAAATGGCGAGTGAAGGGTGGAGTGCTTCTCATTGGTTATTCATCATTTAGGAACTTATCCCTTGGAAAGCATGTGAAGGACAAAAATTCTGCAAACGAAATTGCTTATGCTTTGCAG TGTGGGCCAGATATTCTTGTATGTGATGAAGCACATATGATAAAGAATAGGAGGGCCGACATTACGCAGGCTCTGAAACAAGTAAGAACACAGAGAAGAATTGCTTTAACTGGATCTCCGTTGCAGAATAATTTGATGGAATATTATTGT atggttgattttgtcagggaaggTTTTCTTGGGAGTACTCATGAATTCCGAAACAG GTTCCAGAACCCCATTGAAAATGGGCAACACATGAATTCAACATCAGATGATGTCAAAATCATGAACCAACGATCACACATCTTGTTTGAACAACTGAAAGGTTTTGTCCAGCGGAAGAGCATGAATGTTGTGAAGAATGATCTACCACCAAAGAAGGTTTTTGTTATTACTGTAAAGCTATCTGAGCTACAGAGGAAGCTATACAAAAAGTTCTTAGATGTTCATGGTTTCTCAAGTAGTGGTTATTCAGAAAAATCTCACAGTTCCTTCTTTGCCAAGTACCAAACATTAGCCCAG GTATGGAATCATCCTGGGCTCCTCCAGATGGCTAAAGAACAGAGAGGAAATTTGCGTCGTGAAGACGCTGTTGAGAATTTTATGATGGATGACAGTTCAAGCGATGATAATGTTGAAAATTACTTGCCTAATGGAG AGAAGCAGAAGGATAGAGCTGATCAGCAGTCCAAGAAAAGCAACATTGTGAATGAG GAAAGTAACTGGTGGGAGGAACTTTTAGATGAGAATACTTATATGGAAGCAGATTACAGTGGCAAAATGACCTTGCTCCTTGATATCCTGTCAAAAAGTTCTGAATTAGGCGACAAAGTATTAGTTTTTAGCCAGAGTTTGACCACTCTGGATTTAGTGGAGTTTTATCTGGCAAAACTGCAAATCAATGGAAAAGAAGGCAAACATTGGAAGCGAGGGAAGGATTGGTACAG GCTTGATGGGAGCACTCCATCTTCTGAACGGCAGAATCTTGTGGAGATGTTTAATGACCCTGGAAACACAAGAGTGAAATGCACGTTGATATCAACTCGTGCTGGATCCCTGGGTATCAACCTTCATGCTGCAAATCGCGTGGTTCTTCTGGATGGATCATGgaatccaacacatgatctgcaAGCCATTTATCGGGTTTGGAG GTATGGCCAGACCAAACCTGTATATGCCTACCGCCTAATGGCACATCGAACAATGGAAGAGAAAATATATAAACGCCAG GTGACAAAAGAAGGCCTTGCAGCAAGGGTGGTGGATAGACAGCAAGTTTCAAGAACCATCTCCAAAGAAGAGATGCTGCATCTTTTTGAATTTGGCGAAGAGGAATTAATGGAACAGAATGAGAATGGTTCTACCATAATTGAGAAGCCATCCACTTCTGAAACTATTAAAACCTCTGAGCCTGTACCTGTCGACAGTCTCATGCTGAGCCTACTCAGTGAGCAAACTCG GTGGATTTCAGGTTACCATGAACATGAAGCTCTCCTCCAAGAAAATGAAGAGGAAAAGCTTACAAAGGAGGAGCAGGATATGGCTTTGTCAGAGTGGGAGTCATTGAGCAAAGCTGCACCTGATCCCGAGAGAAAATCAAACATGAGCGCAGTTCCAACGTATCCTAATCTTGTGCGGCCACTTAAGCCTGCTTCAAGAAGCCGGCAACTGCAGCAACCTAAGGTTAACTCAAATAATCAAAAGAAGTGCAACAACTTAACCCACTTGCTGACTCTAAGAAGTAATGGCACGAAAGCAGGGTGCACGACAACCTGTAAGGAGTGTGGCCAGGAGATTAGTTGGGAGACTCTAAACAGAGATGGTAGGTCGAGATGA
- the LOC136525487 gene encoding protein CHROMATIN REMODELING 20-like isoform X2, which yields MNKDGILSDDKMARMESFQPNGQLVDIIIIDSQSDENKIGVETSIRDSSLKEHKEPPCTTMDNNANEETSITDDDSEADSYEFSLRESDNEQASASEEGTEVPLTEEEVEELVAEFLEVESKAAQAQESLEKESLDKIETEVRLELSERLQGDELESAVSTEMDQFQMQWENELDDLEIRSSILLEQLDAAGIELPRLYKSIESQVPNVCETEAWKSRTHWAGSQVPEEANRSIKNADEYLQSCRPVRRKHGRLLEEGASGFLAGKVPVGDDDSVKCHEKSWSSFNELIKSKENAENTFGSSNWASVYLASTPQEAAALGLQFPGVDEVEEISEVDGVFDDIKGVDEVELSEEQRRKYRKVTEEDDAKIMKFLQRRSKGKRTRGWCKENIGLVSSCDEKPLPENGVLGAKSDLPSSKKLKTDENKVSIETLKHTFEDDENEKRLKTVIIESDDDMQIDNKRALQKDGEGSSAEVEKVVDIIDLDLFPSQSPKLPTKSLPKTFNCTICSEMLNASDVHRHPVLDVVVCGSCRFLVIEKNRLEDPVSGGYCTWCAQSELLQSCSSCKLLFCTNCLSKNLGEECLSEAKATGWQCCCCIPSQLELLISECDKALSGVESSDSESSNTELSGPEDNGPVSKRRMKKSIRRIMDDTELAEETKRKIAMEKARQDHLKSMQEQSATKLRSENVGTPFEVPAEICLQDAGDGLIVNLAREEDEEPVRIPSSMSSKLKPHQVEGIRFIWENVIQSVKKVKSGDKGLGCILAHNMGLGKTFQVITFLYSVMRHAQLGLRTALVVTPVNVLHNWRKEFSKWRPAELKPLRVFMLEDVARVKRPDLLTKWRVKGGVLLIGYSSFRNLSLGKHVKDKNSANEIAYALQMVDFVREGFLGSTHEFRNRFQNPIENGQHMNSTSDDVKIMNQRSHILFEQLKGFVQRKSMNVVKNDLPPKKVFVITVKLSELQRKLYKKFLDVHGFSSSGYSEKSHSSFFAKYQTLAQVWNHPGLLQMAKEQRGNLRREDAVENFMMDDSSSDDNVENYLPNGEKQKDRADQQSKKSNIVNEESNWWEELLDENTYMEADYSGKMTLLLDILSKSSELGDKVLVFSQSLTTLDLVEFYLAKLQINGKEGKHWKRGKDWYRLDGSTPSSERQNLVEMFNDPGNTRVKCTLISTRAGSLGINLHAANRVVLLDGSWNPTHDLQAIYRVWRYGQTKPVYAYRLMAHRTMEEKIYKRQVTKEGLAARVVDRQQVSRTISKEEMLHLFEFGEEELMEQNENGSTIIEKPSTSETIKTSEPVPVDSLMLSLLSEQTRWISGYHEHEALLQENEEEKLTKEEQDMALSEWESLSKAAPDPERKSNMSAVPTYPNLVRPLKPASRSRQLQQPKVNSNNQKKCNNLTHLLTLRSNGTKAGCTTTCKECGQEISWETLNRDGRSR from the exons ATGAATAAGGATGGAATATTGTCTGATGATAAGATGGCAAGGATGGAATCTTTTCAACCAAATGGACAGCTAGTAGATATAATAATCATTGACTCTCAAAGTGATGAAAATAAAATTGGTGTGGAAACTAGCATAAGAGACAGTTCCTTGAAGGAGCATAAGGAGCCTCCATGCACAACAATGGACAATAATGCGAATGAAGAAACATCCATTACTGATGATGATTCAGAGGCCGATTCATATGAATTCTCTCTCCGAGAATCAGATAATGAACAAGCTTCAGCATCCGAGGAAGGCACTGAG GTACCTCTGACTGAGGAAGAAGTTGAAGAATTGGTTGCTGAATTCCTCGAAGTCGAGAGCAAA GCAGCTCAAGCGCAAGAGTCACTTGAAAAGGAGTCACTGGACAAAATTGAAACTGAAGTAAGATTGGAGTTATCTGAGAGGCTTCAAGGAGATGAG TTAGAATCAGCTGTGTCAACTGAGATGGATCAATTCCAGATGCAATGGGAAAATGAACTTGATGATCTAGAGATCCGCAGTTCTATTCTGTTG GAACAACTTGATGCTGCTGGAATTGAACTTCCCAGACTCTATAAGTCAATTGAAAGTCAAGTTCCAAATGTTTGTGAAACTGAAGCATGGAAGAGCAGGACACATTGGGCTGGTTCTCAAGTGCCTGAAGAAGCTAACCGATCCATTAAAAATGCTGATGAATACCTCCAGTCTTGCAGACCTGTACGGAG AAAACACGGGAGGTTGCTGGAGGAAGGTGCTAGTGGCTTTCTTGCTGGAAAAGTTCCTGTTGGGGATGATGATTCTGTTAAGTGTCATGAGAAAAGTTGGAGCTCTTTCAATGAACTTATTAAATCTAAGGAGAATGCTGAGAATACATTTGGTAGCAGTAACTGGGCATCAGTTTATCTTGCAAGCACCCCCCAGGAAGCAGCCGCATTAGGTCTCCAGTTTCCTGGAGTTGACGAG GTAGAGGAGATATCAGAAGTTGATGGTGTTTTTGATGATATAAAAGGTGTAGATGAAGTAGAGCTTTCTGAGGAACAGAGAAGGAAATACAGAAAG GTTACGGAAGAGGATGATGCAAAAATAATGAAGTTCTTGCAGCGTCGTTCGAAAGGAAAAAGGACGAGAGGCTGGTGTAAG GAGAACATTGGTTTGGTCTCATCATGTGATGAGAAACCTCTACCAGAAAATGGTGTCTTAGGTGCTAAAAGTGACCTTCCTTCATCTAAAAAACTCAAAACTGATGAAAACAAAGTTTCTATtgagacattgaagcatacatttGAAGATGATGAGAACGAGAAGAGATTGAAAACTGTGATAATagaaagtgatgatgatatgcagATAGATAACAAACGAGCTTTACAAAAGGATGGTGAAGGTAGTTCAGCAGAAGTCGAAAAAGTGGTTGATATCATTGATCTTGATCTTTTCCCTTCACAAAGCCCTAAGCTCCCTACTAAAAGTTTGCCTAAAACTTTCAATTGTACTATTTGCTCTGAAATGTTGAATGCCTCTGATGTGCATCGCCACCCTGTCTTGGATGTTGTTGTTTGTGGATCATGCAGATTTCTTGTGATAGAGAAGAATCGTCTTGAG GATCCTGTATCTGGTGGTTATTGCACTTGGTGTGCACAAAGTGAACTGCttcaaagttgtagttcttgtaaGCTTCTTTTCTGTACAAATTGCCTGTCAAAGAATTTAGGTGAAGAATGCTTATCAGAAGCTAAAGCCACTGGTTGGCAGTGTTGCTGCTGCATACCCAGTCAACTGGAACTTTTAATTTCTGAATGTGACAAGGCCCTCAGTGGTGTGGAATCTTCTGATTCAGAGAGTAGCAACACAGAGCTTTCTGGACCAGAGGATAATGGTCCTGTTAG CAAGCGAAGAATGAAGAAGAGTATTAGAAGAATTATGGATGATACAGAACTTGCTGAGGAAACAAAGCGTAAAATTGCAATGGAGAAG GCAAGGCAAGACCATTTGAAGTCCATGCAAGAACAATCTGCCACCAAGTTAAGGAGTGAGAATGTTGGAACTCCCTTTGAAGTTCCAGCGGAAATCTGTTTACAGGATGCTGGTGATGGACTTATAGTCAACCTTGCcagggaggaggatgaggaacctgttaGGATTCCAAGCAGCATGTCTTCTAAACTGAAACCTCATCAG GTAGAAGGAATAAGGTTTATATGGGAAAATGTTATTCAATCTGTTAAAAAGGTCAAATCCGGGGATAAAGGTCTTGGGTGCATTTTGGCGCATAACATGGGCCTTGGGAAAACCTTTCAG GTTATTACATTCCTCTATAGTGTTATGAGACATGCTCAATTGGGATTGCGCACAGCACTTGTTGTCACCCCTGTCAATGTTCTTCATAACTGGAGGAAAGAGTTTAGCAAGTGGCGTCCAGCAGAGCTGAAACCTCTTCGTGTTTTTATGTTGGAAGATGTTGCAAG GGTGAAAAGGCCAGATTTACTAACCAAATGGCGAGTGAAGGGTGGAGTGCTTCTCATTGGTTATTCATCATTTAGGAACTTATCCCTTGGAAAGCATGTGAAGGACAAAAATTCTGCAAACGAAATTGCTTATGCTTTGCAG atggttgattttgtcagggaaggTTTTCTTGGGAGTACTCATGAATTCCGAAACAG GTTCCAGAACCCCATTGAAAATGGGCAACACATGAATTCAACATCAGATGATGTCAAAATCATGAACCAACGATCACACATCTTGTTTGAACAACTGAAAGGTTTTGTCCAGCGGAAGAGCATGAATGTTGTGAAGAATGATCTACCACCAAAGAAGGTTTTTGTTATTACTGTAAAGCTATCTGAGCTACAGAGGAAGCTATACAAAAAGTTCTTAGATGTTCATGGTTTCTCAAGTAGTGGTTATTCAGAAAAATCTCACAGTTCCTTCTTTGCCAAGTACCAAACATTAGCCCAG GTATGGAATCATCCTGGGCTCCTCCAGATGGCTAAAGAACAGAGAGGAAATTTGCGTCGTGAAGACGCTGTTGAGAATTTTATGATGGATGACAGTTCAAGCGATGATAATGTTGAAAATTACTTGCCTAATGGAG AGAAGCAGAAGGATAGAGCTGATCAGCAGTCCAAGAAAAGCAACATTGTGAATGAG GAAAGTAACTGGTGGGAGGAACTTTTAGATGAGAATACTTATATGGAAGCAGATTACAGTGGCAAAATGACCTTGCTCCTTGATATCCTGTCAAAAAGTTCTGAATTAGGCGACAAAGTATTAGTTTTTAGCCAGAGTTTGACCACTCTGGATTTAGTGGAGTTTTATCTGGCAAAACTGCAAATCAATGGAAAAGAAGGCAAACATTGGAAGCGAGGGAAGGATTGGTACAG GCTTGATGGGAGCACTCCATCTTCTGAACGGCAGAATCTTGTGGAGATGTTTAATGACCCTGGAAACACAAGAGTGAAATGCACGTTGATATCAACTCGTGCTGGATCCCTGGGTATCAACCTTCATGCTGCAAATCGCGTGGTTCTTCTGGATGGATCATGgaatccaacacatgatctgcaAGCCATTTATCGGGTTTGGAG GTATGGCCAGACCAAACCTGTATATGCCTACCGCCTAATGGCACATCGAACAATGGAAGAGAAAATATATAAACGCCAG GTGACAAAAGAAGGCCTTGCAGCAAGGGTGGTGGATAGACAGCAAGTTTCAAGAACCATCTCCAAAGAAGAGATGCTGCATCTTTTTGAATTTGGCGAAGAGGAATTAATGGAACAGAATGAGAATGGTTCTACCATAATTGAGAAGCCATCCACTTCTGAAACTATTAAAACCTCTGAGCCTGTACCTGTCGACAGTCTCATGCTGAGCCTACTCAGTGAGCAAACTCG GTGGATTTCAGGTTACCATGAACATGAAGCTCTCCTCCAAGAAAATGAAGAGGAAAAGCTTACAAAGGAGGAGCAGGATATGGCTTTGTCAGAGTGGGAGTCATTGAGCAAAGCTGCACCTGATCCCGAGAGAAAATCAAACATGAGCGCAGTTCCAACGTATCCTAATCTTGTGCGGCCACTTAAGCCTGCTTCAAGAAGCCGGCAACTGCAGCAACCTAAGGTTAACTCAAATAATCAAAAGAAGTGCAACAACTTAACCCACTTGCTGACTCTAAGAAGTAATGGCACGAAAGCAGGGTGCACGACAACCTGTAAGGAGTGTGGCCAGGAGATTAGTTGGGAGACTCTAAACAGAGATGGTAGGTCGAGATGA
- the LOC136536645 gene encoding ankyrin repeat-containing protein At2g01680-like yields MGHHRVVKDRLRIYPDAAELRDGNGGTFQHTACREKQSSVVPVVIKSRTLRGLLLDAQDRDGNTALHLAVAAGAPAVVEALLQKGEAQTDVLNSDGDTAFDLTASLTSSFTMVRLVVTLVAYGVRLRPKRQDQLAPLSGHDVVQGIERTSDSLAVVAVLIATSAFTAGFNVPGGYSDPTGQAHLAGKLFFDTCGI; encoded by the coding sequence ATGGGACACCACCGCGTGGTGAAGGACAGGCTAAGGATCTACCCGGACGCCGCGGAGCTCCGCGACGGCAATGGCGGGACCTTCCAGCACACCGCGTGCAGGGAGAAGCAGTCCTCCGTGGTGCCTGTTGTCATCAAGAGCCGCACGCTGCGCGGTCTCCTGCTGGATGCACAGGACAGGGACGGGAACACGGCGCTCCACCTCGCGGTGGCCGCGGGCGCGCCGGCCGTCGTGGAGGCCCTGCTGCAGAAGGGCGAGGCGCAGACCGACGTCCTGAACAGCGACGGCGACACGGCGTTCGACCTCACCGCGTCGTTGACCAGCTCCTTTACGATGGTGAGGCTGGTGGTGACGCTGGTCGCTTACGGGGTGCGGCTCCGGCCCAAGAGGCAGGACCAGCTGGCGCCGTTGAGCGGCCACGACGTCGTGCAGGGGATCGAGAGGACGTCCGACAGCCTGGCGGTGGTGGCCGTGCTCATCGCCACCTCGGCGTTCACGGCCGGGTTCAACGTGCCCGGCGGGTACAGTGACCCCACGGGCCAGGCGCACCTGGCGGGCAAGTTGTTCTTTGACACCTGTGGGATATAA
- the LOC136536646 gene encoding uncharacterized protein — MEKCLSPSQIDEMICAEIPEKEKDPETYEAVKKFMMHGPCGEANPKLSCTVNHRCTYQFPKSLCNETIIDENGNPIYRRRDDGQEIEIRGVNMNNGHVVPYNKSLLVKFQAHINVEWFTRSRSIKYLYKYIRTGEDQTTAVIGEASLSKTHDEIKMYLGCRYLTAYEACWRIFRFNLNYKEPSVQRLRFHLENEQVIFPDSTNLEEIVKLPGSAVTMFTEWMETNKEYEDARELTYSEFPTKWTWHAKEKQWARRKRGKKIGRIYNAHPVSGERYYLRVLLNTAKGCTSFEDIRTVNGAVHSSYKSACHALGFLNDDKEWINCIKEASRWASGMQLRQLFATILRHCEITDPNRLWESNWETLSEDIEA, encoded by the coding sequence ATGGAGAAGTGCCTCAGTCCCTCACAAATTGATGAAATGATATGTGCTGAGATCCCGGAGAAGGAAAAGGATCCAGAAACATATGAAGCTGTTAAGAAATTTATGATGCATGGACCATGTGGAGAGGCAAATCCAAAGTTGTCATGCACGGTGAACCACAGATGCACTTATCAGTTCCCAAAAAGTCTATGTAACGAGACTATCATTGATGAAAATGGCAACCCAATATACAGAAGACGAGATGACGGTCAGGAAATAGAAATAAGAGGAGTCAATATGAACAATGGACATGTTGTGCCATACAACAAATCTCTCCTGGTCAAGTTCCAAGCACATATCAATGTAGAGTGGTTCACCCGTTCTAGATCAATCAAGTACCTATATAAATATATCCGCACAGGTGAAGACCAAACAACAGCAGTGATTGGAGAAGCAAGTCTGTCAAAGACACATGATGAGATTAAAATGTACCTGGGATGCAGATATCTCACAGCATATGAAGCTTGTTGGAGAATATTCAGGTTTAACCTGAACTACAAAGAACCATCTGTTCAGAGGCTACGGTTCCACTTGGAGAATGAACAAGTGATTTTTCCTGACTCGACAAACCTTGAGGAAATAGTAAAACTGCCGGGTTCAGCAGTTACCATGTTTACAGAGTGGATGGAGACAAACAAAGAGTATGAGGATGCCAGGGAATTAACATACTCAGAATTCCCGACCAAATGGACATGGCATGCCAAAGAAAAGCAATGGGCAAGACGAAAAAGGGGCAAGAAAATTGGCAGGATCTACAATGCTCACCCTGTGAGTGGAGAAAGGTATTATCTCAGAGTGCTTCTCAACACTGCAAAGGGCTGCACATCATTTGAAGACATCAGGACTGTCAATGGAGCTGTGCACTCTTCATACAAGTCAGCGTGTCATGCACTAGGATTTTTAAATGATGACAAGGAGTGGATCAACTGCATCAAGGAAGCATCCAGATGGGCGTCTGGGATGCAACTACGGCAATTATTTGCAACCATTCTGCGGCATTGTGAGATTACCGATCCAAATAGGCTGTGGGAATCAAACTGGGAAACACTCTCTGAAGACATAGAGGCATAG